TAGTCGTGTTTGTACAACATTGATAATGAAAACCAAACACATGGATACCAGACGATCAGCAAAGGGTATACCAATTCAGCATCCTGTGATCCTTATCTgtaatgtaatttttgttaCTATTTCAATCAGTCCCCACTAGCTGGAGGAAGATTATTGGGCAGCCGGTTGGTACATGGAAAGAATCCAAATCCACGGCTATCATCGTCGACTAGTGTACAAAATGTAACTGGCACACTTATATCCCTTTTGTCGCTGTGAAAAGAAAACTGGCAATTTTCAGGGTCTCACAGAGCTGATACAATACAGACACAGAGATAGGAACGCCGCTGTCAAGGCGTGAATTCGCCAACACCTTCCGCATAGCTGGCGTCGAGTTAGTGGTCTGAATCTCGTGTAGGTTTCCGATCGACCACCTCGACAAAGCCATCAAGTAGCTACAACGCACCATTTTCCTAAAGTCGACGACCACTTTTGTGACAAACATGAGATATGATCTCGCTGCCAAGGCGTGAATTGATCATCGTCTTCCACAAAGCCGGCGCCAAGTTAGTTCACCGTATCTCGTGTAGGTTTTCCAATCGACCAGCTGGACAAGACCGTCCGGTAACTTATGCTGCTAGTTTTTCACATTACGCAAAACTTTTTTATGTTTGGATCTTTGTCAGGAAATTTGGCAAAAAACGAGTGTAAAAAACAATGTCTCATCTCCAACATTCTTCACAGCTCATTGAAAAGAAACAGCCATAATTGAAAGGGGAATCTTTCGATGAAGAAGCCCTTCctccctgtttttttttttcgttattcaTAATGGGTAAGAACTAAGAAGTATTCAACAGTTTTAATTACCCTCACTGTTGCCATTAACTTTGAGTTACGCTTACATAtctaaaagaaaggaaaggcATTGCCACCTTAGCCCATTAATACTCCATCCATTACTCCTTCTCAAATTGCCAAGTTGCCGATGTTGGTTCGAATGTAACCATGGCTGCTTATCTCGAAGAACAATACGCTTTGACTGGTCTTGGGGACGCAAGCGACTCAAGGATTAGAATCTGCCACCAATAAACAAGTTTGTTGTTCCAATTTCATCGATGTTTTCAACACGCGCTTATCAGACCCATCAGATGAGTTTGAAacaccaaaaaagagaaaaaaattagcagCAATCTTCCGTTCGTGCCTAGCCAATTGCATCTTGGTatgaagttaattttttttacatttcagcCAAAAGTTTCGATTAGTTAAACTCGATGgactgttaaattttttattttcttactacAGATGAGTTATGAGACTTTGTTTGGTTCCGTTCTGGAAAATTTCGGTTTTATGAAAATCATCAATTTTTGACGTTACAGTCGAGGAGACGTGTCAAACCCTGCTAGGAGTAAAGAGCCTTTATTGCCCTATCCGGGAAGAACGTTATCCACCAACACCTTCGCACTATCGTGATCAATCTAACATCTGGTGATCGAGATGCTGATTGTTCTAGCAGGGAGGAGTATAGAAGAGAAAGCAGTTTGCGCTATCCTTCTAAGGGGGGAGTCGAAGGCATAGTGGTCCGGGTGTGGAAGCCGCTTGCCAGTTGGCAGCACAATTAGGTGGAGGGGAAGTTTTTAGCCGTTTCTCCATATACTTGCGTGGAACAGCTGACTACCCGCAGATGATTTTATTAAATAGTAGGGGTTATTtgcattatttttgaaaaaaatttctaaaaaaaagttatcagaattaaatttcaaatttttttatgtaaaaaagaaattcacatTGCCCAATCAGAGCCATCTTGCAACCATCATGGGACTCGTAGCCAGATTTTTCCATAGATAAAGCGCCATTTGCGGTGGTGTAGGGTACTAAAAATACACAGATCAGTAGGCAAAACATCATAGATGGCTCTTTATCTATTCCAGCTTATCCCacaaaacagcaaaaaaaatgGGCACGAGTCCCAGAAGGCCCTTAAGGAATTTTCAATACACCATGCTGCAACCAGGATGACTGATGGGATCTTCAACAGCTGCTTTTGATATAcagcaatttcaaatttattcgaTATtccgttatttaaaaaaaactgacagCGAATTCTATATGATTAATATTATTCCTTGGTGGTATAGTCAATAGATAAATCCACTTTGATGTATATTAGGCGAATGTATCTTAAGgataaaaaatccgaaaatataaaatatgaaaaacccCTCGATTGGCGCGGGAAATGCCCCGTTGGCCAAGCCCATGCTCAATTTTTTTACCGAAGTGATTAGGGCAAGACAATCATACTACAAGTCATACTAAGATGATACTAGAGTCAAACTAAATAATGTTAATTTTATCGGTTCTCCACATATGACTGTCCTCATGTCCAGGAAACATGGCCAAGTTCCTTCTGGTTTGCTAATCGTCCTAGGTACGGGCTAATACAATGCAAGAGGTTCGCCATCTGCTGACTGTCGgcgaaattaattttatccgCCTGGGGAGTCGAACTCGGATCTCAAGATGCCCTGACCATCGAAGACGCACCTACCCAGCCCcccatgtattttttttgaaaatttacatataaaaaaatcagacaaaTTATCTTATTAAATATTAAGCGGATATTTCAAAAGGAGTCTTTTTACTAATAAATGAAGATTGAAAGATATTAAAATTGTCTATTTGATACGTGGTGCATTTACAGATAGTCCTGTACGTGATGATGTGTTCTAATGTTATAGCtgactttttttcaatttcgtagtataaaaaatattaccataaattaagaattttttaaaattaataattgaattattaattCTAGATATTTCAGCAAGCAACAACCGGGAAGATTaactgaaaaatatttgaatagcCTCCTAATATTTATAATTAGTAAGTCTTTGAGAGTAGTGCGAGAAAAGCTAAAAAGCGGAAACCGACAATCAATCCGCATAGTCCGCCAATGTCACGATGGAAAAACTCCTAGATGAAAATGTGATGAAATCgtaatttgaatgaaatctaGTTATTGGAAAGAATTGATCGGTAACGCAGCCCCATTCATATTAGTAGTACCGGATTAAAATCGTAGTTTTGTAGGATTTGTGCTCCAGTACAGATCCCGTTAGGACAGGCCGTGTCATTGAAGATGACGCCAGCCCATTGGTTGATTGAAAGCGCTTCATTGCCGTACATGAACCATGAAAGAAATCGCATCCACTCCAAGTATACGGGGACGGAGCCGTTGCGGAGGAAGAATCCTCCAATATACAGCAACGGAATTACAAGTGGGGTGGTTAAGTCAAGAGCAATCTGAGTCGATCCAGCTGCACAGGAAATCAGGTAGCCTGCAGAGAATTCAAATGCCCAGTTATACTTTCACGTATATCAATCTCCATACTGAATAATTAATATATATAACCGAATGACGTGGCAACATTGGTGACGAGAATGACTGTTCCACACGACACAAAAAATCTGTCGGTGAATGGGTTCAATCCAATGGCGTAGTAAGGGATGGAAACAAAgacaaacgggaaaaaaatgtagacGGGCAAATCAGCCAGGGTTTTGCTTAGGAAGTAGACATCCGTTCGGTACATTCCGTTGCGGTGTTCACGCAGGAATATTGGCAATTCATTTGATATTGTctagaagaataaaaatgaaaaaccatgaatttattttgttattattaattatcacTTACGCTCACAACCCCAAAGACATTTTGAAAGGTTACGATATCGACGAATATGAAGAGAATACTTTGAATATTGCTAATGTTTTCATACTGTAGGGTTTGTCCTTGAAAGAGGAGTGCAATAATACCTGCaacaaacttttaaaaattgtcaaGTTTTAGAATAGATCGTATATGTTGTGTTATTAGtcaatacaaaaaatacttaCAATAGTTtgaaaacttttaaatttgaGGATCATTGATTCACGGATAACGGAAATGACCGAACGCCATACAACGGCCCGGAACTGGTCAAACACCGAAGCTTTGTACGgagattttttaactttcgtCCCTTCCGTTTCATTTTCTGATGGCCTTATTCTTGTGCTAGTAGAAGAGATGGGCACTTTGTTGGCTTCAACCTTTTCAAAAACACGGTGACTGGCCTCAGAAACTTCGTAGGCATTGCAAATAATATTTCTCCTTTCCTTTGATTCAGCCTCTTTGCTCGGTTCCGTTGCCAAAGTGTGAATATAGAATTCGGCAGGGTTATAACTGGGTGGGCAAAGAAACCCcaggttggagaaaaagggcAGGGCATCACCAGCAGGGCCAAAGAAAGCCGTCCTACCACCCTCAGCCAGTAAAAGAATTCgatcaaaaagcgaaaaaACTTCGGACGACGGTTGATGGATCGTACAGATGACTGATTTGCCCGAGAacgcaaaatttttcaaaatctgccAATATAAAAATGTGATTTAATCGAAAATTGTAATGTTAATTATCCTTAATTATCTACTTGAACGACGTTTTGGGCCATGAAAGAATCGAGACCGGATGTGGGTTCAtcacagaaaatcaaggacgGGTTAGTCAAAACCTATtctgataaaagaaaaacttttaaatttttaaacgttCCCTATGCTATTtgcataaatatatttttatttaactcTTGACCTCTGAGGCAAATGCCAGTCGTTTCCTTTCACCTCCGGAAATGCTTTTGTGATATCTTTCCGGAAGGCCAATGACGGTGTTGGCGCACTTTTCGAGTCCTAATTCTATAATCACATTGTCAACCCGATTCATTCTTTCTTCGTAACTCAAATGTTTGTCCATCCGCAACAAGGCCTTATCAAATTAAATCCGCATGAGTTCCATCACAGTTTTAATAGCGGCTGGTACCAAATGAGTTCGATTAAACGTTGTCTTTACCTGGAATTGCAGATGTTCCTTGACAGTGAGCGTTGGGATAAACAGATCGTCTTGCTGTACGAATCCGGAGATTTGCGCGAGGATGTCCGTGTTGACTTTCGCTCCATTGAGGTACCTCTCGCCGTGGATTTTCAATTTCCCAGCGTTTCTGAATGTCAGGCAATTGAGAAGTGTCGTCTTTCCAGCTCCACTTGCTCCCATGATGGCGAGAAATTCTCCCGGCTGGATACATCCCGTTACTTTATATAGATGCAGTTATAATGTTTATTTGGTTATGTGAGATCGTGTAAGATAAATAGCTATGAAAATACTTATATTATAAAGATATAGTGGAATACAGCATACCTTTGTCAAGAATTTGTTTCTGAACGGAGGAAACACGATTAAAACAGTGACCATGATTTGTTTCCAGCTCAATTTGGATATTTTCCCATGAGTATGTTACTGACTGAAACGTTGCTGTCTAGGGAAAGGTGAAGTAATTGTTACCGTCATTGATCagaccaatttttttgccatcacttcTCAGATCGATGTTTAAGGATAATATACATAGTCACCAATACTGCACAATATAAAGTTAACCTTGATACAAAAAACTTAataatcacattttttttagtggACGATAGGCCCCGTTATTAAtacttaattttgattttactgAAATATTTTACGTGTTTCTTTTATAATTGCGCTCGTAAGCGCTGTATACATCTGTTGCATGGGAATCAACATATTAAACAGCTAGAGACTAACTTTATTCAATACAGGCTAAAAGTGCATCTGAATTaccatttccatctttttccaaTTGCCTTTTCACCCGTTTTTACTAAAACTGTATTAACTTCAAACTAAGTGCTGTCGACGGTCGATACCTTCTGTTTGGTAATAACGTCTGCGTGTGTTGTTGCTATGCACATACTCGAACAACTAAAAAACGACGCTAAAGCTAGACACATTCACACATATGGTGGCTGTATGAAACTCGTCGCTTTTGAATGTTTCAGTCGTTTCGTATTCAAGTTATTGACGGCACCCAAATGTGCCATAAGGTGCGCGTCTGTAACGCACCTGTTTTTTATGCTTATCAATCACAGTGTCACGGATCTACCGCGCGGAACGCCAACCATATAGCTAGGTAGagcaaccaaaacaaaaataatttcaaagagaaaatttattCTTTCAATAGCTAAAACAGTTGGTGTCCTATACAGGTGGCGCAGAATAAATGGTGCCGTCGATGCCGTGAAAGTGAAACATGTCGGTTTCCCGGATTGCAATTGAGTCAGTGAAAGGTGTGTCAAGCTGCGTCCCTATATTTTCTCTACTTCAGCAGAGAGTCTGAATCCGTCCGTTTGGTATCACTTGGTGATAAAAAAATCGGAAAACTTTACACGTTTACAGCTTTCCTATATTCATGATATAAATTACTTCCCTCATTTTATTCAAACTTCTGTGAGCTAGATAAATAGCACAAAAAATTGTCGAGTATAAAGCTATCGAGTCGATGTTAGACTacacttgtatttttttttgaattactCGAAAGGTAAACTATTTTAGAGTGCAATAGAGTAAAAGGAAAGTGACATGAAAGCAATAAGAGAAAATGAGATTGTACAAATTGTTGGAAATAAactaagatttttatttgtttttacttttagaaATCTTGACGAGTAGAGcgaaaaatcccaaaatgcGGAATCCCACAATCAATCCACAAAGTCCGCCAATATCACGATAGAAGAAGTTCTATAGCAATATATATGCCAATCACTTAGTATAAATTTTTGGCTCTATTATACTTTCAGCTCTTGTAGAATTACCGGATTAAAATCGAAATTCCGAAGGATTTGTGCTCCAGTGCAGATCCCGTTAGGACAAGCCGGGTCATTGAAGCTGACACCAGACCACTGGTTGATGGAAAGCGCTTCAAGACCGTACATGTACCAAGAAAAATAGCGCATCCACTCCAAGTAGATGGGCACCGATCCGCTTCGAAGGAAGTATCCTCCCATATGGAGTATAGGAATCAAAAGCGAATTGGTCAAATCTATGGCTAATTGAGTCGATCCAGTTGCACAAGAAATCAGGtagccttaaaaaaaagaaatacataaACCATCGCCGTCACTAATATGTAGTTGAATATATCAGTTAAGACTGCGCACTGCGGAGCACAATATTTCCCACCAAATGACGTTGCGGCGTTGGCGACGAGGATGACTATTCCGCAAGCGATAAGGAATCTATCGGGCGAGGGATTCAATCCAATGGCGTAATAGGTAATGGCAACGAAGACAAACGGAAAACAAATGTAGACGGGCAAGTCAGCCAGGGTTTTACTTAGGAAGTAGACGTCCGTCCGGTACATTCCATTGCGGTGTTCGCGCAGGAATATTGGCAATTCACCTGATATTGCCTAAGAGggacaaacaaaatttaacacGCccgaacatttaaaataagcaACAGCACTTATTgggtaactttatttttttccaatgtcAAACTCACGGTGATGACTCCAAAAACATATTGGTACGTCGTATTGGAAACATATATGAAGAGGACACCTTGAATGTTGCGGACGTTAGCAAACTCTTTGGTCTGGCCTTGGAAAATGATAGCTACGATAGCAGTAATAAACTTGAGTTATCGCAGttcccagaaaaaaataaaaaataactagAATAAGAATCAAATTTATCTAAGGAGGCTATAAtgcattaaaaaattactcaCAATAGTCTCAAAAGCTTTGACTCTCATAATAGCTGATTCTCGCAATAGAGAAATGACTGATCGCCAAAAGACGGCCCTGAATTGCATCATCCAGGAAGCTTTGTAAGGAgacttgttttctttgattccaTGTGTCAAATTTTCCCGATTCACTCCATCGGTTGAATTGacaaaacaatttgatttgaaaacttCCAAAATACATCGACTTGACTCTGAAGTGTCATAAGCATCACAAAtcattttgatcttttcctTACTCGATTCCATCCCTTGGGTGGCCAGAGTATGAATGAAAAAGTCGGCAGGGTTATAATTGGGTGGGCAAGGGAAACCcaggttggagaaaaagggcAGGGCATCACCAGCTGGGCCAAGGAAGGCCGTCCTACCCTCGGCCATTAATAGAATTCgatcaaaaagcgaaaaaACTTCGGATGACGGTTGATGTATCGTACAGATGACCGATTTGCCCGAAAGTGCaaagtttttcaaaatctgCCAATAAAAATGCGATCAAATCGTAAAGTGTTTTGTTAATTATCCTTAATTATCTACTTGAACGACGTTGTGGGCCATGAAAGAATCGAGACCGGAAGTAGGTTCATCACAGAAAATCAGCGACGGATTGGTCAAAACCTACTCCGGCAAAATTTATCCTTAAAGTTCATCACTGATGTTGCataaagaaattttactttaacTCTCGACCTCTGAGGCAAATGCCAGTCGCTTCCTTTCGCCTCCAGAAATGCTTTTGAGATCTCTTTCTGGAAGGCCAATGACGGTGTTGATGCACTGACTGAGTCCTAATTCTAGGATCACATTGTCAACCCGATTCATTCTTTCTTCGTAACTCAAATGTTTGTCCATCCGCAACAAGGCCTTATCAAATTAAATCCGCATGAGTTCCATCACAGTTTTAATAGCGGCTGGTACCAAATGAGTTCGATTAAACGTTGTCTTTACCTGGAATTGCAGATGTTCCTTGACAGTGAGCGTTGGGATAAACAGATCGTCTTGCTGTACGAATCCGGAGATTCGCGCGAGGATGTCCGTGTTAACTTCCGCTCCATTGAGGTACCTCTCGCcgttgattttcaatttcctaGCGTTTCTAAATGTCAGGCAATTGAGAAGAGTAGTCTTTCCAGCTCCACTCGCTCCCATGATGGCGAGAAATTCTCCCGGCTTGAGACATCCTGTgactttttattgaaaaaatagaGCCTAAATGTTTAGTTATGAGCGTTACAGAATAGGCCTATGATAAACTTTCTAATGGTTGTACAAAATACAACAAGTATAGTACCacttttgagaatttttttctgaactcGGGCCATCCCATTGAAACAATGACTTTGATTTACTTCCAACTgaacttcaacatttttccaaCAGTATGTAGTCGGTCGAGATCcgccaaaaacaatttcggTATCCCTTTCTACGTTTCCTTTAAGCAAGTCTCCTTGTTTGCTTGATTTTAAATTGTCCTAATAGTTTGATGCATGCCATTCATTTTATTAATACCATGCAcgatggaaatttttttaaacatttttaccaCAAGATCGTTGTCAAATCCAAGATTGATGTAGGATCTTGCATTGCAAATATCATCCTTTTACgagcaaataataataaaacaaaatattttgagaGGAAAATGATCAGCatacgttttaaaaaatgtttaaaataaattaaaaggcTAAATAACCATAAGCTGATTTTATAAgactaaaatcatttttcatttaagccaTACTGAGTTCATTCTTATGCGACTTACCATTTTGAcggataatttttaatttgaaactaaaaaaactcgTTAAGAATTCACAAGTGTTCACATGAAAGACTAACGCAGAAGTGCGAGCTCAGCTGTACTGTACTGCACCTGTACTCTATAGGGCTCTTCGGGatctgttttatttagccgatttatctggcaacgcagcatggctctAGACTTTTTTAGCGCAATAATGTAATGTGAAATATTTTGCCACCAATTTCGCTTGTAGTCTGGTCAGAATAGGAAGAAATGtatggttaaaaaaaacaaattgcaaaaattttttcacgaGCTTTTTTCTACTCACTTTTTAAATGTACTCCCAAAACCCTACCCcaaaaatttagttcttagtaaaattaattttaattaaaagaaattatttttgtaatgAAATTTAGGCCTctttcaaaatacaaaaaattaagcTTTTGACAAATGAGCTTTATTTATTACTCATTTTGTAATATGCATACCAATTTTTATTAACCTGACTTGCAGAATGACAAAAATCCACATGGAAAAGTACTCTCACCTCCCTTTTCTCCACTCGATTTACGCGTCCGTGTTTTACACTTCGCTTATGGGAAAATTACGTCAGCGAAAATCACTGTTGATAATTAACTAGCATCCCCTCCTTTTCCGTTATAGTCTTTTTTGTTGAGCTAATTCTGTTTTCCAAACAAAGTAATTGATTTTGAGGAGGGGGAGTTATTTCTGAAGTTATGTGGCGCAGGAAAATATAGGGGAAACCGGGGTTAGTTGGCATACGGGGAAAGACGGTCGTTTGGCTATTATTTTGAGCCATATGAAATTATACGTTTTTCAGAATAGCCAAAGTGTGCATTCTATTCGTAGATTGCCTCCACCACAATTTTATCCGTCTGCACATCatcttaaaaatttaatacaaaaaCATGTTTCATTTCTGCCGAGTAACTTTttcttgcaatttttttttcttttttctaacagaatatgaaaaaaatattcatgttattatgttttttaagAAAGCCTTAAGCTCTTTTTTCGTGAATTTGCATTTCTGgtaattagttttcatttcattatattaaaataattcgatAGAAATTACTCACGGGGTAGGTTGGCCATTTATTTTTGAGGTAAGTTGTACCAATTACTTAACATTGTCTGCTAGATGGggctgagtttcttcttataattattgtaaaatagagtattctatactgatacaacacgaaaaatactaatacatgtgataggaaaggactcctgagcctgagcctgagcctgatgttgctaaaatatttgtttcacttgttagaACCATTTCTTgattacaggatatgtaaatcaatgtccaatacaccatttccagtctattgaatcaatttattcataaagcatttcatgaaaaaatatttttagaaaaatgtcctgagcctgagcctgagcctgatgttgctaaaatatttgtttcacttgttagaaccatttct
This sequence is a window from Daphnia pulicaria isolate SC F1-1A chromosome 7, SC_F0-13Bv2, whole genome shotgun sequence. Protein-coding genes within it:
- the LOC124349520 gene encoding protein white-like isoform X2; its protein translation is MDDICNARSYINLGFDNDLVDNLKSSKQGDLLKGNVERDTEIVFGGSRPTTYCWKNVEVQLEVNQSHCFNGMARVQKKILKSVTGCLKPGEFLAIMGASGAGKTTLLNCLTFRNARKLKINGERYLNGAEVNTDILARISGFVQQDDLFIPTLTVKEHLQFQALLRMDKHLSYEERMNRVDNVILELGLSQCINTVIGLPERDLKSISGGERKRLAFASEVLTNPSLIFCDEPTSGLDSFMAHNVVQILKNFALSGKSVICTIHQPSSEVFSLFDRILLMAEGRTAFLGPAGDALPFFSNLGFPCPPNYNPADFFIHTLATQGMESIFKSNCFVNSTDGVNRENLTHGIKENKSPYKASWMMQFRAVFWRSVISLLRESAIMRVKAFETIFITAIVAIIFQGQTKEFANVRNIQGVLFIYVSNTTYQYVFGVITAISGELPIFLREHRNGMYRTDVYFLSKTLADLPVYICFPFVFVAITYYAIGLNPSPDRFLIACGIVILVANAATSFGYLISCATGSTQLAIDLTNSLLIPILHMGGYFLRSGSVPIYLEWMRYFSWYMYGLEALSINQWSGVSFNDPACPNGICTGAQILRNFDFNPNFFYRDIGGLCGLIVGFRILGFFALLVKISKSKNK
- the LOC124349543 gene encoding protein white-like; translated protein: MEMTATFQSVTYSWENIQIELETNHGHCFNRVSSVQKQILDKVTGCIQPGEFLAIMGASGAGKTTLLNCLTFRNAGKLKIHGERYLNGAKVNTDILAQISGFVQQDDLFIPTLTVKEHLQFQALLRMDKHLSYEERMNRVDNVIIELGLEKCANTVIGLPERYHKSISGGERKRLAFASEVLTNPSLIFCDEPTSGLDSFMAQNVVQILKNFAFSGKSVICTIHQPSSEVFSLFDRILLLAEGGRTAFFGPAGDALPFFSNLGFLCPPSYNPAEFYIHTLATEPSKEAESKERRNIICNAYEVSEASHRVFEKVEANKVPISSTSTRIRPSENETEGTKVKKSPYKASVFDQFRAVVWRSVISVIRESMILKFKSFQTIFVAGIIALLFQGQTLQYENISNIQSILFIFVDIVTFQNVFGVVSTISNELPIFLREHRNGMYRTDVYFLSKTLADLPVYIFFPFVFVSIPYYAIGLNPFTDRFFVSCGTVILVTNVATSFGYLISCAAGSTQIALDLTTPLVIPLLYIGGFFLRNGSVPVYLEWMRFLSWFMYGNEALSINQWAGVIFNDTACPNGICTGAQILQNYDFNPEFFHRDIGGLCGLIVGFRFLAFLALLSKTY
- the LOC124349520 gene encoding protein white-like isoform X1; the encoded protein is MDDICNARSYINLGFDNDLVDNLKSSKQGDLLKGNVERDTEIVFGGSRPTTYCWKNVEVQLEVNQSHCFNGMARVQKKILKSVTGCLKPGEFLAIMGASGAGKTTLLNCLTFRNARKLKINGERYLNGAEVNTDILARISGFVQQDDLFIPTLTVKEHLQFQALLRMDKHLSYEERMNRVDNVILELGLSQCINTVIGLPERDLKSISGGERKRLAFASEVLTNPSLIFCDEPTSGLDSFMAHNVVQILKNFALSGKSVICTIHQPSSEVFSLFDRILLMAEGRTAFLGPAGDALPFFSNLGFPCPPNYNPADFFIHTLATQGMESSKEKIKMICDAYDTSESSRCILEVFKSNCFVNSTDGVNRENLTHGIKENKSPYKASWMMQFRAVFWRSVISLLRESAIMRVKAFETIFITAIVAIIFQGQTKEFANVRNIQGVLFIYVSNTTYQYVFGVITAISGELPIFLREHRNGMYRTDVYFLSKTLADLPVYICFPFVFVAITYYAIGLNPSPDRFLIACGIVILVANAATSFGYLISCATGSTQLAIDLTNSLLIPILHMGGYFLRSGSVPIYLEWMRYFSWYMYGLEALSINQWSGVSFNDPACPNGICTGAQILRNFDFNPNFFYRDIGGLCGLIVGFRILGFFALLVKISKSKNK